The Halanaerobiales bacterium genome contains the following window.
ATATGTATTAAAAAGTTATCGAAAAAGTAATTTTCTCGAAAAAGAGTTAGAAATAATAAAAAAATTATATAAAAAATCAGTTAATGTTCCAAAAATCATTTCTAAATCAAATAATTATATTTTAATGGAGTATATTAAAGGAGAAACCCTTTTATCTTATATTTTAAGTAAAGAAAAGGAAAAAGCTAAATATGTGGAATTAAATGAGATGTTTCAAGAAATATTTGACTGGTTGAATAATTTTTATAATGTATTTGATGAAATAAATATAATAAAAGGGGATGTAAATTTAAGAAATTTTATTTTAAAAAAAATTAATGGAAATAAAATAAAAATTTATGGTTTAGATTTTGAAAATCTCAAAACTGGAGATAAAGAAGAAGATATAGGGAAAATGTGTGCATTTATTATTTGTTATAAGCCTGAATTTAGTAACTGGAAGAAAGACTTTATAAAAAGATTTTTTGAGTTTATGAATTCAAAGCTTGAACTTAATCCTGATCTGACTTGCCAATATTATCATAATGAATTAAAAAATATTGAAAAAAGAAGAAATTTAAAAGTAAAAAATAAAATTTATGAAATTTTAAATTAACTTATTTCAGTTGAATGTGTGTTTATAACTTGTAAATAAGTGAAAGTTGTATTATAATAAAGGCGAAAAGTTAAAGGCAGTATCTTATTATGAGAACTGTACTTGTTAGCTTTTCTGATAGCTTAAAAATTACATAATTTAAGTTTTCTACCTGGATCTAATTGACCGGGATAGAAACGGAAAAATATAGCTATCCTTAGAAAGAGGATAACTATATTTATGAGAAAATTATGCCTTCCGTCTCTATTGTGGGGGGCTTTTTTGTTTTTAATTAAAATTTTTAAGGAGTAAAATAAATATGGATGATAATAATATTCTAAAAATCAAAAATTTAACTAAAAAATTTGGTGGAGTAAAAGCTTTAAATAATTTTGAAATGAAAGTTAAAAGAGGAGAAATCCATGGTTTGATAGGGCCCAATGGGGCTGGGAAATCAACACTTTTTAATATAATAAGTGGTTTTTTAGAAGCAGATAAGGGAGAAATCATTTATAATAATAAAAATATAAATAATTATAAGCCTGAGAAAAGAGCAGCTATGGGAATTAGCAGAACTTTTCAAAAAAGTAATATTGTCAGTGAAATGAGTCTTGTTGATAACATTATTGCAGGAATGTATAGAGAACAAAGTAATCCACTAAAAGATTTTTTTGGAAAACATTTTACTATTTTTAAAAGAGAGAAAAAAAGAAAAAAGCAGGCTAAAGAAGCTCTTCGTTTTGTTGGTTTAGAAAATTATGAAGGTCGTTGGAGTGATGAATTAGTCTGGGTAGAAAGACAACTTGTTCAATTAGCAAGAGCAATTATTTCTAAACCTGATATTTTGCTACTTGACGAGCCGGCAGCAGGAATGGGAAGCAAAGAAAAAAAGAGAATAAAAGAAGTTATTGCTAATATTAATGATAAAGGAATTACAGTTGTAGTTATCAGTCATGATTTAGATGTAATTATGGAAATTTGTGATCAGGTTAGTGTTATTAATTTTGGAGAATTGATTTTTGCTGGTGATACCGAAGCAGCACGGAAAAATGAAAAAGTTATGGAGGCATATACAGGTGAAAAGTAAAGAAAAATTACTTGAAATAGATAGTTTATATTTAAATTATGGTTCTATAAAAGCTGTAAAAGGAATAAGTCTTTATTTAAAAAAGAATGAAATTGTAACTTTAGTAGGAGCTAATGGAGCAGGAAAGTCTAGTTTGCTTAAAGGTATAATGAATATAGAAAAGACAAAAGGTGATATACTTTTTAAAAATAATAAAATAAATAATTTGGCAACAGAAAAAATAGTCAACAAAGGTATTAGTATAATTCCAGAAGGGCATTTGATTTTTTCTTCAATGACAGTCTGGGAAAATTTGCAATTAGGAGTATATCAAGGAAACAAGGATAAAGATATAACCTTAGAAGAAATATATAATTATTTTCCTATTTTAGAAAAAAGGAAAGAGCAAAAAGCCGGGACATTAAGTGGTGGTGAACAGCAGATGCTTTCCATTGGCAGAGCTTTGCTTTCTGGTCCTGAACTTCTTTTAGTAGATGAACCTTCATTAGGACTTGCTCCCCAGATTGTTCAGGATATTTTTACAATCCTAAAAAAACTAAATAAAGATGGATTTACAATTTTACTTGCAGAACAGAATGTAAAAAAATCTCTTGAAATAGCAGATCGAGCATATGTTTTAAAAACAGGTGAAATTGTCAGAGAAGGAAAAGCAAATGATATGTTAGCAGAAAGTAATTTTATGGATTTATACTTAAATTAAAGTGCAGGTGGAAATTATGGAAATTGTGTTAGCACAAATTGTAAATGGTTTTTCTTTAGGCAGTATATATGTTTTATTAGTAACAGGTTTTAATTTAATGTTACTTGTTGCTAGAATAATACAATTTGCCTATCCTCAATTTGTAGTTTTATCTATGTATGCAAGCTGGGCTGTTTTGGAAAGTACAAACAATATATTTTTGGCAGCTCTGGCAGCTATAATATCTTCAATAATTTTAAACTTATTAAGTGAACCTATTTTTAGAAGGATAAATAATAGAGAAAATGTTGATATAAATGCTTCTTTTGTTGCTTCTATGGGGTTGAGTATGATAATTGTAGAAATCATGTCTCATTCTATTAATAATGGATTTCCAGTGTCTTTTCCAGATTATTGGGGAGGGAAAAATTTATTTTCCTTTGGTTATATAAATTTAGGTAGAGGGGAATTTTATGCCCTGACTGGCGGAATAATATTGGTCGCGATATTCTTTTATCTTTTATATCATACTCATTATGGAAGAGTTTTTAGGGCGATAGCAGAAAGTAGAAAAACTGCTAAACAGGTAGGACTGGCTGTTTTAAAATCAAGTATTTTAAGTTATTTAGTAGCAGGTATATTAGGCGGAATAATAGCAATTTTATTTTCCATGTTATTAGGCTCAGCCTCACCTTGGCTTGGAGAATCTGTAGCTCTTAAAGTTCTAGCGGTTTCTATTACAGCAGGTTTAGGTAATCTTAAAGGTGGGTTGTATGTTGGATTGAGTCTTGGTATTCTTGAGTCTTTAGCAGTTGGTTTTTTAGCAGGTTCCTGGGCGAATGTTATAGCCTTTGTCTTAATGCTTATAGTTGTCTTAACAAAACCTGAGGGACTTTTTGGAGCAGCAATTGAATAGATTAATTAGTAATACAGGAGGTTTTTCATTTGTCTATAACTTTTAATTATTTTATAGGATTTTCATTTATATATATATTAATGGCCTGGGCAATATATCTACCTTACCGGGTTAAAGATTTGCATTTCTTAACAGTGGCTACAATGGCTGTAACTGCATATTTTAGTGGGGTGGCAGCTGTTAATTGGGGATGGCCTTTTTATTTAGTCTTAATTAGTGGAATATTATTAGGAGCATTAATTTCTTATATAATATCATTTGTTATAGGAGATGTTCCCACTTTTACTGTTGTAATTGTTGGAATAACATTTATTTTTATCACAAAAACTGTAATTGAAAATACAGATTATTTAGGAGGGACAATGGGTTTTTTTGCAATTCCTGCAGTTGATAACATTTTATTAATTATGACAGGTATAACCTTAGTTATTTCATATTTTCTTTATATGATTGATAATTCTCAATTAGGTAGAGCTGCTTCGGTTATTTTTGCTGATAAAAAAATGGCTTATAGTCTTGGTATTAAGCCTAAAAGAATTGGTCGATTGTTTCAAACAATAAGTGGTGGAATTGCTGGAAGTGCTGGTGTTTTATATGCTTATTTTACTGGAAGTCTTTTTCCTGACTTTTTTTCATTTCACCTGGTAGGAACTCTGATGACAATTGTTTTTATTGGTGGATATAGTACGATGTGGGGGATAATTTTTTCAGCCCTAATTTTAGGAGGAGTACCTATTCTTTTGCCAAGTGCAGTATCTTCCTGGAAAAATTTGATATATGGTGTATTATTGGTATCTGTGATTTTAATAAAACCTGATGGTTTAATAACTAAAAAATTTCTTTGGAAAATAAAAAATAAAATTAAGGGGATGTAAAAATGAGAAATTTATTTAAAATTTTTATTTTTTCACTTATAGTAGTAGTTGCTTTTTCTGGAGTTTCTTTTGCTCAAAATGAAGTGAAAGTTGAGAAATGGACTATTCCTTTTTTAAATAGTGTAACAGGACCTATTGCCAGTATTGGGGAATATATGTCCTGGAGTGCTAAATATGCTGCCAGAGAGATAAATGCAAATGGTGGTATTAGAGGAAAGGATGTAGAAATAAAGATATATGATACAGGAGTTGAACCAGATAAAGGTATAAAACAAATGAGTAAAGTAGTTGATGATGCTCTGGTAGTAATGGGACCTGTACCAGAAGCAGTAATTATGGCAGCAGTTCCTCTAGCTGCAAGAAATGGCCTGTTTTCCATGCCTGTTTCAACGAGTTATGAATATGCCCAAAAATATTTTCCCTGGACATTGTCCTGGTATCCACCAACTGATGAAAAACTTCCACCTATAACTGAATTATGGGCAGAAAAAAATCCAGAAATGAAAAAAGTGGTTCAATTTGTAGAAAAATGGGCAGCCTGGCCTGGAATGGCAGATGCTCATCAAATTGGTCTTGAAAATAAAAATGTTGAAGTTGAAAACATAGAAGTACCACAAAATATGGTTACTTTTGATTCCTTAGTGGTAAAAGCTTTATCTAAAAATCCTGATGGTATACTTCTAACAACTAATTCAGATAAAGCAGCTAAAATAATAAAACAATTAGAAGATAGAGGTTGGAAAGATAAAGAAAACATTTTAGTATTTAGTAGTGCTGATGATACTCCCCTTTATACAATAGGTGGAAAAGCACTTGAAGGAATTTCAATATATAATTATATTAATCCAAATAGTAATAATCCTCGTTGGCTTAAATTTAAAGAAGAGTACAAAAAGGATCATGATGGTAAAGCGCCAGGATCTCTTGCTACAAATTATTATGATGCAGTATATATGATTAAAGAGGCTATTGAAAATAAAAAAATAACTGGTGATCCAGCTAAACTTGAGGAAGAAAGAAAAATGATTAGAGATTACACTCGCAATGTAGATAATTTTGAAGGAATCCAATTAACCTGGGATATGAATGAAGGAGTACCAGGGTCAAAAGGTGCCTTCTTATTTAAAATAATCGATGGAGAGAAAAAATTGATTGGTGAAGTAAAATAAAGAGATGTAGTATAAATAACTTAATTGACCTTCGAGGTGATATATAATATAATTAATGATGAATTAATAAGAGTTTTTAGAGAGGGGGCATTTTCTTGACTAAAAGAAAAGTGCTGGAAGTTAATAATCTTAATTTAGTATTAGATAAAACAAAAATTTTAAAGGATTTTTCCTTTGATTTAAATGAAGGAGAAGTTTTTGCGGTGATTGGTCCTAATGGTTGTGGTAAATCCAGTTTAGCCTATACATTAATGGGGTTAAATGGTTATCAAGAAAATAGTGGAGAAATAAAATTAAATGGTGAAAAGATAAATGGATTAGCTACTAATAAAATCGCCCAAAAAGGTATGACACTTGCCTGGCAGGAGCCTGCCCGTTATGAAGGAGTTACTGTGCGGAAATTTCTATCTCTTGGGTTGGAAAGCCAGGGTAAAGAAGTAAACGAAAAAGAACTTGCTGAGGCTTTAGAAGAAGTTGCTATAGTTCCCAGTAAATATCTTAATAGAAAAATTGATGATACTTTAAGTGGTGGTGAAAGAAAGAGAATAGAACTTGCTTCTATTTTGCTTATGGAACCGGATGTGGTTATCCTTGATGAACCTGATTCTGGAGTTGATGTAGTTGCTTTAAATAATATAAGTCAGGTAATAGAAGATTTTCGCGAAAAGGGAACAGGAGTTATTTTAATAACTCATAATGAAGAAATGCTCCAGATGGCTGATAGATCTGTATTAGTATGCAATGGAGAAATATTAAAAAGAGGTGCACCAGAAGATATAAGTCGTTATTTTAAATTTGAATGTGTTCCCTGTGAAGATGAAAATTATCAGGAACATCTGGAGGTGAGTTCTCTTGGATGATTATGAGATGATGGTCGATGCTTATAAGGATGCCGGGGGAGATGATGTTTTTTCTGATAGTGATGTAGCTCATATAGTTCTGGAACGAGATAAAGTTTTAGGAACAAATAGTGTTGAAGGACTTGAAGTCGATGTTAAAAAACAAAAAGCGGGTATGGTAGCTGTTAAAGTTACAATACTTGAAAATTATAAAATATCCAATCCTGTTCATATGTGTTTTGGAGTTTTACCCGAAAAAGGGAAACAGGTAATAGATATGGAAGTAGAAGTTGAAAAAAATGCTTCTGTAGAAATTATGGCTGATTGTGTTTTCCCAAATGCAACAGAAGTTGTACATGAGATGGAAGCAGATATTATTGTTCATGAAGGTGGTAGTTATCTTTATGAAGAAAACCATTTTCACGGTGATGATGGTGGAGTTAAAGTACTAGCTAAATCAAATATTGAATTAAAAAAGGAAAGTGAATTTAAGACAATTTTTAATCTTCGTAAAGGAAGAATTGGTGAAATAGAATTTGATTATGAATCTGTTGTTGAAGATAATGCAGTTTTAGAAATGATAGCCAGAATGCAGGGTTATGCAGATGATAAAATAAAAATACGCGAAGCTGGTGACCTTGTTGGCAAAGGTTCTCGAGGTTATCTTGAAACAAAAATAGCTCTTCAGGATCAGGCAGAAGCAGAAGTTTTAAATGAATTAACTGCTTTAGCTGATGGTGCCAAAGGACATGTTGACTGTACTGAAATAATTAAAGATGAAGCTATTGCCAGGGCAGTTCCTATTGTTGATGTTCGTGATCCAGGTGCCAAAGTTACTCATGAAGCTGCTATTGGTAGTGTGGACAGTACCCAGCTTCAGACATTAATGGCCCGAGGTCTTGATGAAGAAGATGCAACAGATGTTATTGTACAGGGGATGTTAAATAGTTAAAATCAAATATATAATCTCCTCTGAAATTATTCAGAGGAGATTTTATTCTTTAAGTAGTTAAATTATACATATGGGAGGTAATAATTTTGGGAGATTCCAAAAAAAATTTGAATAAAGAAATTACTATTATCGGTGGTGGCGTAGGAGGTTATGTGGCAGCTATTAAAGCAGCTCAGATGGGTGCTGAAGTCGCTTTAATTGAAAAAGAAAATATTGGTGGAGTTTGTTTAAATAGAGGTTGTATACCTACTAAAGCTATGGTACGTTCTGCTGAAGTTTATGATAATATAAATGATGCAAAACAATTTGGCCTGGATATTGATAAAGAGGCCGTATCTGTGAATATGAAAAAAGTAGTTAAGAGAAAAGATAGAGTTGTAAGAAGATTGGTGAAAGGTGTTGAACATCTTTTAAAATCTCATGATGTAGAAATAATTGAGGGAGAAGCAGAATTTGTTGATGAAAATAAAGTTTTTGTAAATTCTGAAGATAATGACTTGGAAATAAAATCAGAAAAGATTATAATTGCTACCGGCTCAAAAGTAAGTAAAATTCCTATTGACGGAATTGATCTGTCAGGAGTAATAGATAGTAATCAGGCTCTAGAATTAGATGAACTTCCTGAAAAAATGGTAATTGTCGGTGGAGGATATATAGGTATGGAATTTGCCTTTATTTATGCCAATTTTGGGGTAGAAGTTACAGTTGTAGAATTTTTAGATGAAATTCTTGGAAATTGTGGTCCTGATATGTGTAAAGAAATTCACCGTTCAGCTCGTAGAAAAGGGATCAATATTCTCACTGGAAGTAAAGTTGAAAAAATAAGAGAAGAAAATAATGAATTGGTAGTAGAATATACAAAAGATAAAGAAAAAAATGAAGTAAAAGGAAATAAAGTTCTTATGGCTGTAGGTAGAGAGCCATATTTTGAAGGTCTGGGAATTGATAAAATAGGTATTAAACTTGATAAAAATGAAAGAGGAATTAAGGTAAATAAAAAAATGGAAACTAATATTCCTGGCATCTATGCTATTGGTGATGTAACTGATGAAATTCAGTTGGCTCATGTTGCTTCTCATCAAGGTATGATAGCAGTTAAAAATATTTTAGGTAAAGAAGTTGAAATGGATTATGATGTTGTCCCCAGTGCTATTTTTACCAGTCCTGAAATAGCAAATGTTGGTTTAAATCCTGAACAAGCAGAAGAAAAAGGAATTGATTATGAAATTGGATATTTCCCATTTAGAGCAAATGGTAAAGCTTTAGCTCAAGGGGAGAGACAGGGCTTTATTAAATTAATACAGGAAACGAATAGTGGAAAAATAATAGGTGCTAAAATAATTGGTACTCATGCTTCAGACCTTATAAGTGAAGTAACTTTAGCTATTAAGAATGAACTAACTGCAGAAGATATTGCCGAAACTATTCATACTCATCCTACAACTGCAGAAGTTATTCATGAGGCTGCACTTGATTTGGTTGAAGAATCAATTCACTTTGCATAATAAAAAAATATAGTTGGAGGGTAAATAAAGTGAAAGAAACAAAAAAATTACTAATGGCTCATTCAGAACAATATAACCCCTGGTATAATTTAGCATTGGAAGAATATTTGTTAGACAATATTAAATCTGGAGAAGTTATGCTTTATCTCTGGCAAAATGATAAAACTGTAGTTATTGGTAGAAATCAAAATGCCTGGAAAGAATGTCAGTGTAAAAAGCTGGAAAATGAAGATGATGGCCATTTAGCTCGTCGTCTTTCTGGAGGTGGAGCAGTATATCATGATCTAGGTAATTTGAATTTTACTTTTATTATGGATAGGGATTTATATGATCTGGATAAACAGCTTGAAGTTATTTTAAAAGCAGTAAATAAACTGGGGATTAATGCAGAATTTTCAGGTAGAAATGATTTAATTGTAAATGGAAAAAAGTTTTCAGGTAATGCTTTTTATTTTGGTACAAATTCAGCTTATCATCATGGTACCCTTATGTTTGAAACTGATTTTGAAAAATTAGTAGATTATTTACAGGTTTCTGAGGAAAAAATCAAATCAAAAGGTGTTGAATCTGTGCGTTCTCGAGTTGCTAATTTAAAAGAAATAAATCCTGATATAAGCCTTAATGCTCTTAAAAAAGCATTAAAAGAAAGTTTTGGAGAAGTATATGGTAGTAATGAAAATGATATAAGTGAAGATGAATATTATGATCCATCTCAAATGAATGAAATAGAGGATTTATACGAAAAATATTCTTCCTGGAAATGGCGTTATGGACAAACTCCAGATTTTGATATAGATTTTGAGAAAAGATTTAACTGGGGAGAAATAGAAATTGGATTAAAATTAAAAAATGGGGTAATTAAAGAAGCAGATATATATTCTGATGCAATGGATGTTCAATTAATAGAAATGATTAAGAATGGACTTGAAGGTACTTCTTTTAAAAGAACAGATATTTTAAATAGTATTGATGATCTTAAAGAAAAAGAAAGTAATTTCAGTTATACAGAAGCAGCAGATTATAGTCAAAAAGGAGTTGTGGAGGACCTTAAAGATTGGTTAAAAGAAAAAGAAATATAATTAATTAAAGAAGCACTTCCTCTTAGAAAAAGGAAGTGCTCTTACTGTTTATGTTTAAAGTTTTAAGCTTTACTCCATTTTATAATTTCTTTTAAAGACATATCTTTTCCATACATAAGCATACCTACTCTAAATATTTTACTGGCAAGTCTAATAAAGAAAAATGCTGATAGGGCTAAAATTGTTGTTGTAAGAGCAATTTCCCAGATTGGTGGAGTAGATACCCCCATTCTAAGTAACATAGTAGTTGGAGTAAAAACAGGAATATAACTTAGTATTCTAGAAATTGTACCTGAAGGATTCTGC
Protein-coding sequences here:
- a CDS encoding branched-chain amino acid ABC transporter permease, whose amino-acid sequence is MEIVLAQIVNGFSLGSIYVLLVTGFNLMLLVARIIQFAYPQFVVLSMYASWAVLESTNNIFLAALAAIISSIILNLLSEPIFRRINNRENVDINASFVASMGLSMIIVEIMSHSINNGFPVSFPDYWGGKNLFSFGYINLGRGEFYALTGGIILVAIFFYLLYHTHYGRVFRAIAESRKTAKQVGLAVLKSSILSYLVAGILGGIIAILFSMLLGSASPWLGESVALKVLAVSITAGLGNLKGGLYVGLSLGILESLAVGFLAGSWANVIAFVLMLIVVLTKPEGLFGAAIE
- the lpdA gene encoding dihydrolipoyl dehydrogenase, yielding MGDSKKNLNKEITIIGGGVGGYVAAIKAAQMGAEVALIEKENIGGVCLNRGCIPTKAMVRSAEVYDNINDAKQFGLDIDKEAVSVNMKKVVKRKDRVVRRLVKGVEHLLKSHDVEIIEGEAEFVDENKVFVNSEDNDLEIKSEKIIIATGSKVSKIPIDGIDLSGVIDSNQALELDELPEKMVIVGGGYIGMEFAFIYANFGVEVTVVEFLDEILGNCGPDMCKEIHRSARRKGINILTGSKVEKIREENNELVVEYTKDKEKNEVKGNKVLMAVGREPYFEGLGIDKIGIKLDKNERGIKVNKKMETNIPGIYAIGDVTDEIQLAHVASHQGMIAVKNILGKEVEMDYDVVPSAIFTSPEIANVGLNPEQAEEKGIDYEIGYFPFRANGKALAQGERQGFIKLIQETNSGKIIGAKIIGTHASDLISEVTLAIKNELTAEDIAETIHTHPTTAEVIHEAALDLVEESIHFA
- a CDS encoding branched-chain amino acid ABC transporter permease encodes the protein MSITFNYFIGFSFIYILMAWAIYLPYRVKDLHFLTVATMAVTAYFSGVAAVNWGWPFYLVLISGILLGALISYIISFVIGDVPTFTVVIVGITFIFITKTVIENTDYLGGTMGFFAIPAVDNILLIMTGITLVISYFLYMIDNSQLGRAASVIFADKKMAYSLGIKPKRIGRLFQTISGGIAGSAGVLYAYFTGSLFPDFFSFHLVGTLMTIVFIGGYSTMWGIIFSALILGGVPILLPSAVSSWKNLIYGVLLVSVILIKPDGLITKKFLWKIKNKIKGM
- a CDS encoding SufD family Fe-S cluster assembly protein, whose translation is MDDYEMMVDAYKDAGGDDVFSDSDVAHIVLERDKVLGTNSVEGLEVDVKKQKAGMVAVKVTILENYKISNPVHMCFGVLPEKGKQVIDMEVEVEKNASVEIMADCVFPNATEVVHEMEADIIVHEGGSYLYEENHFHGDDGGVKVLAKSNIELKKESEFKTIFNLRKGRIGEIEFDYESVVEDNAVLEMIARMQGYADDKIKIREAGDLVGKGSRGYLETKIALQDQAEAEVLNELTALADGAKGHVDCTEIIKDEAIARAVPIVDVRDPGAKVTHEAAIGSVDSTQLQTLMARGLDEEDATDVIVQGMLNS
- a CDS encoding lipoate--protein ligase, whose protein sequence is MKETKKLLMAHSEQYNPWYNLALEEYLLDNIKSGEVMLYLWQNDKTVVIGRNQNAWKECQCKKLENEDDGHLARRLSGGGAVYHDLGNLNFTFIMDRDLYDLDKQLEVILKAVNKLGINAEFSGRNDLIVNGKKFSGNAFYFGTNSAYHHGTLMFETDFEKLVDYLQVSEEKIKSKGVESVRSRVANLKEINPDISLNALKKALKESFGEVYGSNENDISEDEYYDPSQMNEIEDLYEKYSSWKWRYGQTPDFDIDFEKRFNWGEIEIGLKLKNGVIKEADIYSDAMDVQLIEMIKNGLEGTSFKRTDILNSIDDLKEKESNFSYTEAADYSQKGVVEDLKDWLKEKEI
- a CDS encoding ATP-binding cassette domain-containing protein translates to MTKRKVLEVNNLNLVLDKTKILKDFSFDLNEGEVFAVIGPNGCGKSSLAYTLMGLNGYQENSGEIKLNGEKINGLATNKIAQKGMTLAWQEPARYEGVTVRKFLSLGLESQGKEVNEKELAEALEEVAIVPSKYLNRKIDDTLSGGERKRIELASILLMEPDVVILDEPDSGVDVVALNNISQVIEDFREKGTGVILITHNEEMLQMADRSVLVCNGEILKRGAPEDISRYFKFECVPCEDENYQEHLEVSSLG
- a CDS encoding phosphotransferase, with protein sequence MKIKNREVKIVKKFKSKRNKVFLVKTDNNKKYVLKSYRKSNFLEKELEIIKKLYKKSVNVPKIISKSNNYILMEYIKGETLLSYILSKEKEKAKYVELNEMFQEIFDWLNNFYNVFDEINIIKGDVNLRNFILKKINGNKIKIYGLDFENLKTGDKEEDIGKMCAFIICYKPEFSNWKKDFIKRFFEFMNSKLELNPDLTCQYYHNELKNIEKRRNLKVKNKIYEILN
- a CDS encoding ABC transporter ATP-binding protein, translated to MDDNNILKIKNLTKKFGGVKALNNFEMKVKRGEIHGLIGPNGAGKSTLFNIISGFLEADKGEIIYNNKNINNYKPEKRAAMGISRTFQKSNIVSEMSLVDNIIAGMYREQSNPLKDFFGKHFTIFKREKKRKKQAKEALRFVGLENYEGRWSDELVWVERQLVQLARAIISKPDILLLDEPAAGMGSKEKKRIKEVIANINDKGITVVVISHDLDVIMEICDQVSVINFGELIFAGDTEAARKNEKVMEAYTGEK
- a CDS encoding ABC transporter substrate-binding protein — translated: MRNLFKIFIFSLIVVVAFSGVSFAQNEVKVEKWTIPFLNSVTGPIASIGEYMSWSAKYAAREINANGGIRGKDVEIKIYDTGVEPDKGIKQMSKVVDDALVVMGPVPEAVIMAAVPLAARNGLFSMPVSTSYEYAQKYFPWTLSWYPPTDEKLPPITELWAEKNPEMKKVVQFVEKWAAWPGMADAHQIGLENKNVEVENIEVPQNMVTFDSLVVKALSKNPDGILLTTNSDKAAKIIKQLEDRGWKDKENILVFSSADDTPLYTIGGKALEGISIYNYINPNSNNPRWLKFKEEYKKDHDGKAPGSLATNYYDAVYMIKEAIENKKITGDPAKLEEERKMIRDYTRNVDNFEGIQLTWDMNEGVPGSKGAFLFKIIDGEKKLIGEVK
- a CDS encoding ABC transporter ATP-binding protein; the encoded protein is MKSKEKLLEIDSLYLNYGSIKAVKGISLYLKKNEIVTLVGANGAGKSSLLKGIMNIEKTKGDILFKNNKINNLATEKIVNKGISIIPEGHLIFSSMTVWENLQLGVYQGNKDKDITLEEIYNYFPILEKRKEQKAGTLSGGEQQMLSIGRALLSGPELLLVDEPSLGLAPQIVQDIFTILKKLNKDGFTILLAEQNVKKSLEIADRAYVLKTGEIVREGKANDMLAESNFMDLYLN